One segment of Ascidiaceihabitans donghaensis DNA contains the following:
- a CDS encoding alpha-2-macroglobulin family protein: MRFLSAIILIFSFATGASSQDILPDERYIVTPNVDFYGSDRASLFDTTQQACARACSADSACVAYTFNSRSNACFPKSDVSDRQPYDGAMSAEKIKTTAQAKGLAAARLTDLSFVRPSDLKMAEALARSMGDRFPTNGQSLEAVVSAARSVFGSDRVSAYRRVGAAVAFTDASDLWAQFAYVGRRLNDGSNQTKRQGRRDAIPAAVNAYLRAASAGAQVNALQQLAFAYEANNRGKDMIAPLRLAYDIQPREEVSNALDEAINKYGFRIIEHTVENRGPEPQICAVFSEELAKSGVTYGDYVRIDGDVGVTAKGRRLCVEGVQFGSRYQVTFRAGLPDAKGEKLVRDVDLALYVRDRDPQVRFPGRSYVLPRGADAALPVETVNLNEVTLQLRRVSDRNLLRSIQEKYFGKPLSSWQERNFSEGIAQDVWSGTADVQNTLNADMTTRLPMGDVLGSMPPGIYTLTARVPGQNENDAAGATQWFVLSDLGLTTWQGNTGLTVSVRGLSDAQARAGVEVSLISKANAVLAKAVTDADGFATFAPGLSRGSGASAPALIVAQMGDDDIGFLPLTDPAFDLSDRGVAGRPPAPPVDVFLTTDRGAYRPGDTIFATALLRDAEVKAIAGMPLTAILTRPDGVEYSRHLSADAMAGGHVFEMPVGGTAPRGTWRLSLKSDLDAAALASQTVLVEDFLPERIDASLSLPDAPIRLGDRPPLTVDARYLFGAPGGNLAVEGDVRLRALRRLDAWPGYQFGRHDLQLSTQTRYLEPSRTDDLGRAVMELRLPDGNPEHALYEAQVAVRVTEGSGRPIERRMVRALDVQGAVIGIKPLFEDVLNEGADALFELVSVGGAVDAKWTMNRVRTRYQWYQLYGDWNWEPIVQRTEVASGSVTLGTDPVTVAAPTEWGEYELVVETSGGAYTASSVDFYAGWYGGGDAASTPDRLDMSLDAESYELGDTATLRLVPRYDGSALVAVMSGGVIERRVVDVKAGENTVPLTVSAGWGAGAYVTATVIRPMDVAVGQNPARALGVAYAKVAPGAKALSVSVDAGQGLSGQAGTSEVRVKVDGITQGETAYVTLASVDLGILNLTGFDAPDPDGHYFGQRRLGVEMRDVYGRLIDGLNGAMGQVRSGGDAVGGMRRESPPPTEDLMAAFSGPVAVDSDGFATFTVPRPDFNGTIRMMAVAWSDTGVGAATQDVVARDPMVMTASVPRFMAPGDVSRLLLQVVHAEGAAGQVALNVSSDGLLLGAVPAELRVADKSAVELEVPVTATLIGDYAIDLTLITPDGVQLTKTLTLGVRANDPEVSTTRRFSLGVGEAFTFDGNVFAGLMPGTARATLAAGPLARFDVPGLMRQLDRYPYGCTEQLTSGALPLLAAGDLAGPLGRDDVQDRVDGAIAQILTRQSSNGAFGMWRAGSGYFWLDAYVTDFLSRAKAAGYVVPKLAFDLALDNLRNRVNYAPDFDEGGEDVAYALFVLAREGAAAMGDLRYYADAKATAFGTPLAAAQLGAALAQYGDQTRSDAMFGRAGALLLKARASKPVWRDDFGTNLRDTAGVLRLAAEVGSTAVNQVALSQSVSSANRTLSTQEAAQVVMAAQALSRGVAVPALTVDDVPARGTVVEEMSDSDLTARVIRNVSGRPIDVTMTTFGVPDVAPSAGGYGYAISREYFTLDGVPVSGDMKAGERRVVVLRISPFEAVGARLIVDDPLPAGLEIDNPNLIRAGDIGTMEWLKPARTQHAEFRSDRFLAAVDQQGSDPFVLAYIVRAVSPGTYHHPAALVQDMYRPEYRAVTQTGRISVVK; the protein is encoded by the coding sequence ATGCGTTTTTTGTCGGCTATCATTTTGATTTTCAGCTTTGCAACGGGGGCCTCTTCACAAGATATTTTACCCGACGAACGCTACATTGTGACCCCGAATGTAGATTTTTACGGATCTGACCGTGCATCATTGTTTGATACGACCCAACAGGCATGTGCCCGCGCGTGTTCGGCAGACAGCGCCTGTGTCGCTTATACGTTCAACAGCCGGTCAAACGCATGCTTTCCGAAATCCGACGTATCCGACCGCCAGCCCTATGACGGGGCGATGTCAGCCGAAAAAATCAAAACAACAGCGCAAGCCAAAGGTCTGGCCGCAGCCCGTCTGACGGACCTATCGTTTGTTCGGCCGTCGGATTTGAAAATGGCGGAAGCACTTGCGCGGTCCATGGGGGATCGTTTTCCGACAAATGGCCAAAGCCTCGAAGCGGTGGTGTCTGCCGCACGTTCGGTTTTCGGATCAGATCGGGTATCGGCGTATCGCAGGGTCGGCGCAGCAGTTGCTTTCACAGATGCGTCTGATTTGTGGGCGCAATTCGCATATGTTGGCCGACGTTTAAACGATGGGTCCAACCAAACAAAACGTCAGGGGCGTCGTGATGCGATCCCTGCGGCCGTTAACGCCTATTTGCGTGCAGCAAGCGCCGGGGCGCAGGTGAATGCGCTTCAACAATTGGCCTTTGCCTATGAAGCCAACAACCGCGGCAAAGATATGATTGCGCCGTTGCGCTTGGCGTACGACATCCAGCCACGCGAAGAAGTTTCAAACGCGTTGGACGAGGCAATCAACAAATACGGTTTCCGCATCATCGAACACACGGTGGAAAACCGCGGTCCAGAGCCACAGATTTGCGCGGTCTTTTCCGAAGAATTGGCGAAATCGGGTGTCACATATGGTGATTATGTCCGCATTGATGGGGACGTTGGCGTTACTGCCAAAGGTCGCCGGTTGTGTGTCGAAGGCGTGCAATTCGGATCGCGGTATCAGGTGACGTTCCGTGCTGGTTTGCCTGATGCAAAAGGCGAAAAACTGGTGCGCGATGTGGATTTGGCGCTTTACGTGCGCGACCGCGACCCGCAAGTCCGGTTTCCGGGACGTAGCTATGTTTTGCCACGCGGTGCTGACGCGGCTTTGCCGGTAGAGACGGTCAACCTGAACGAAGTTACCTTGCAATTGCGACGCGTCAGTGATCGCAATCTGCTGCGCTCTATTCAGGAAAAATACTTCGGCAAACCGCTGTCCAGTTGGCAAGAACGCAATTTTAGCGAAGGCATCGCACAGGACGTCTGGAGCGGAACAGCTGATGTTCAGAATACGCTGAACGCCGACATGACCACACGTTTGCCGATGGGCGATGTGTTGGGCAGTATGCCCCCCGGCATCTACACCCTCACAGCCCGTGTTCCTGGGCAAAATGAAAACGACGCGGCAGGGGCCACGCAGTGGTTTGTGCTGTCTGATCTGGGGCTGACAACTTGGCAGGGCAACACCGGTCTGACGGTATCGGTGCGCGGGCTAAGCGATGCACAAGCGCGTGCAGGCGTTGAGGTTTCGTTGATTTCCAAAGCAAACGCAGTGCTGGCCAAGGCGGTCACTGACGCGGATGGCTTTGCGACTTTTGCGCCAGGTCTTAGCCGTGGATCGGGCGCGTCCGCTCCTGCATTGATTGTTGCGCAAATGGGCGACGACGACATCGGGTTTTTACCGTTGACGGATCCCGCATTTGATCTGTCGGATCGCGGTGTGGCGGGGCGCCCGCCCGCCCCACCGGTGGACGTGTTTTTGACGACGGATCGCGGTGCCTACCGTCCCGGCGACACGATTTTTGCCACTGCATTGTTGCGTGATGCCGAGGTCAAAGCGATTGCTGGCATGCCGCTTACTGCGATCCTGACCCGCCCTGACGGTGTGGAATACAGTCGTCATCTTAGCGCAGATGCGATGGCGGGGGGGCATGTCTTCGAGATGCCAGTGGGGGGCACAGCCCCACGCGGAACATGGCGATTGTCTTTAAAATCTGATCTGGATGCTGCGGCTCTGGCCAGCCAAACGGTGTTGGTTGAAGATTTCCTGCCCGAACGCATTGATGCAAGCCTGTCTTTGCCCGACGCCCCTATTCGTCTTGGGGATCGCCCCCCTTTAACTGTAGATGCACGGTATTTGTTTGGCGCACCGGGCGGCAATCTGGCGGTGGAAGGCGATGTGCGCCTGCGTGCCTTACGCAGATTGGATGCTTGGCCCGGCTATCAGTTTGGCCGTCATGATTTGCAGCTTTCGACCCAAACACGCTACTTAGAGCCTTCCCGAACGGATGATCTGGGCCGCGCGGTGATGGAATTGCGCTTGCCTGACGGCAATCCGGAACATGCGCTTTACGAAGCGCAGGTGGCTGTGCGTGTCACCGAAGGCTCAGGTCGTCCGATTGAACGGCGCATGGTCCGCGCATTGGATGTGCAAGGTGCTGTGATTGGCATAAAGCCGCTGTTCGAGGACGTGTTGAACGAAGGCGCGGACGCTTTGTTTGAACTTGTATCTGTTGGCGGGGCGGTTGACGCGAAATGGACAATGAACCGCGTGCGCACGCGGTACCAGTGGTACCAGCTTTACGGCGATTGGAACTGGGAGCCGATTGTACAACGCACCGAGGTTGCCTCTGGGTCTGTGACGCTGGGCACTGATCCGGTGACAGTTGCAGCCCCTACCGAATGGGGCGAATACGAGCTTGTCGTGGAAACGTCAGGCGGGGCGTACACGGCATCTTCCGTCGATTTTTACGCGGGATGGTACGGCGGGGGCGACGCTGCTTCGACACCAGACCGCTTGGACATGTCGCTGGATGCAGAAAGCTACGAACTGGGGGACACTGCCACATTGCGCTTGGTGCCACGTTATGACGGCTCGGCATTGGTTGCAGTTATGTCGGGGGGCGTGATTGAACGTCGTGTGGTCGATGTCAAAGCGGGTGAAAATACGGTGCCGTTGACAGTTTCGGCAGGCTGGGGCGCTGGTGCTTACGTGACTGCTACAGTCATCCGGCCCATGGATGTGGCAGTGGGTCAAAACCCTGCGCGTGCTTTGGGCGTCGCCTATGCGAAGGTCGCGCCGGGGGCAAAAGCGCTTAGCGTTTCGGTGGATGCAGGTCAGGGCCTAAGTGGCCAAGCCGGCACATCCGAGGTGCGCGTTAAAGTCGATGGGATCACGCAGGGCGAAACGGCTTATGTGACACTGGCTTCGGTCGATTTGGGCATTCTGAATCTGACCGGTTTTGATGCGCCGGACCCAGACGGCCACTACTTTGGCCAGCGGCGTCTCGGCGTGGAAATGCGCGACGTGTACGGCCGCCTGATCGATGGCTTGAACGGGGCCATGGGGCAAGTCCGCTCTGGCGGGGACGCTGTTGGCGGGATGCGACGCGAAAGCCCGCCACCGACAGAAGACCTTATGGCGGCCTTCAGCGGGCCTGTTGCTGTGGACAGCGATGGTTTTGCGACATTCACAGTCCCGCGTCCCGACTTTAACGGCACGATCCGCATGATGGCTGTGGCGTGGTCTGATACGGGTGTGGGGGCTGCGACACAGGACGTTGTGGCACGCGATCCGATGGTTATGACGGCTTCCGTGCCACGGTTCATGGCGCCCGGTGATGTCAGTCGCCTGTTGTTGCAAGTGGTGCATGCAGAAGGTGCTGCGGGCCAAGTCGCGTTGAACGTAAGCAGTGATGGTTTGTTGCTTGGCGCGGTGCCTGCCGAATTGCGCGTGGCCGACAAAAGCGCAGTTGAACTAGAGGTGCCTGTCACAGCGACTTTGATTGGCGATTATGCAATCGACCTGACGTTGATAACGCCAGATGGGGTGCAGCTGACCAAAACGCTGACACTGGGTGTGCGGGCCAATGACCCCGAAGTCTCAACGACGCGCCGCTTTTCACTGGGCGTGGGTGAAGCATTTACCTTTGATGGCAATGTGTTTGCAGGGTTGATGCCCGGCACGGCAAGGGCGACTTTGGCGGCGGGTCCTTTGGCGCGGTTTGACGTGCCCGGGCTGATGCGACAGCTGGACCGCTACCCTTATGGGTGCACTGAACAATTGACGTCCGGAGCGCTGCCCTTGTTGGCGGCTGGAGATTTGGCCGGACCATTGGGCCGGGATGATGTGCAGGACCGCGTGGATGGTGCGATAGCCCAAATTCTAACACGACAATCCAGCAATGGCGCATTTGGAATGTGGCGCGCGGGGTCCGGTTACTTCTGGTTGGACGCGTATGTCACCGATTTCCTCAGCCGTGCAAAAGCGGCCGGATATGTTGTGCCGAAACTGGCGTTTGATCTGGCTTTGGACAATTTGCGCAACCGTGTGAACTATGCACCAGATTTTGACGAAGGCGGCGAAGACGTTGCCTATGCATTGTTCGTGTTGGCCCGCGAAGGTGCAGCTGCCATGGGCGATTTGCGCTACTACGCGGACGCCAAGGCAACAGCTTTTGGCACGCCACTTGCTGCGGCACAGTTGGGCGCGGCTTTGGCGCAATACGGGGATCAGACACGCAGTGATGCGATGTTTGGCCGTGCTGGTGCATTGTTGTTGAAAGCCCGTGCATCCAAGCCGGTATGGCGCGATGATTTTGGCACCAACCTTCGCGACACGGCTGGTGTTTTGCGTCTGGCGGCCGAAGTGGGCAGCACAGCCGTAAACCAAGTTGCCTTGTCGCAAAGTGTCAGCAGCGCAAACCGCACGTTGTCCACGCAGGAAGCCGCACAAGTGGTTATGGCGGCACAAGCGCTCAGTCGCGGTGTTGCGGTGCCCGCCTTGACTGTGGATGACGTGCCCGCACGGGGCACTGTGGTCGAGGAAATGTCCGATAGCGACCTCACAGCGCGGGTGATCCGCAATGTGTCCGGGCGGCCTATTGATGTGACCATGACGACTTTCGGTGTTCCGGATGTCGCCCCGTCTGCCGGTGGATATGGATATGCGATCAGCCGAGAATACTTCACTTTGGACGGTGTGCCTGTGTCGGGTGACATGAAGGCAGGCGAACGCCGTGTGGTTGTCTTGCGGATATCGCCGTTTGAAGCTGTTGGGGCTCGGTTGATTGTGGATGATCCGCTGCCAGCGGGTTTGGAAATCGACAATCCGAACTTGATCCGTGCGGGGGATATTGGCACGATGGAGTGGTTGAAACCGGCCCGCACCCAGCATGCTGAATTCCGCAGTGACCGCTTTTTGGCAGCAGTGGATCAGCAAGGTAGCGATCCTTTTGTTCTGGCCTATATCGTGCGCGCCGTTAGTCCGGGAACCTACCACCATCCGGCGGCTTTGGTGCAAGATATGTACCGGCCAGAATACCGCGCGGTGACGCAAACAGGTCGCATAAGCGTGGTGAAGTAA
- the pbpC gene encoding penicillin-binding protein 1C: MAKTLWFLAIVAFCVALGRDSWDTWVHRTVLPDTLAETSVEVRDRDGALLRVFTVENGRYRLPVSVSGVDPAFIAMLLTYEDKRFLHHSGVDGLAVARAAGQAIWNGGVVSGGSTLTMQVARLLENSGTGRWSGKLRQMRVAWALERRLTKDQILELYLLHAPYGGAVEGVRAGALAWFGKEPARLTQAEAALLVALPQAPEARRPDRHLKAALYARDRVLERMGIAAEDQDLPRHQRDFVRLAPHLADHLRGRDPLALRHDVTVDADLQRKIEALSRTAVRDQAAGVSVAIIVADHHTGEILATSGAPRYSNAGGALGFVDMTRAKRSPGSTLKPLIYGLAFDQGLAHPETIFNDAPIAFGRYAPQNFDGVFRGEITARRALQLSLNIAPVMLTQAMGPRRLMAGLRASGAEPQLPANAAPGLAVALGGVGLSLRDLVQLYAGIAQGGVARSLIDQEGEKRPEGRIMSPRSAWYVSNTLGGLAPPPGASKGRLAYKTGTSYGHRDAWAIGYDGQHVVGVWMGRPDGTPVPGAFGGALAAPVMFEAFGRLKAGFDPLPPPPPDALILPTARLPQPLQYFGRRHDQVARDALTLTFPPDGALLAKGAGIPLKLRGGHAPFTVLLNDHPAMTGLRQRHFVLPDPGAGFSRISVVDASGASQAVEVRLD, encoded by the coding sequence ATGGCAAAGACGCTGTGGTTCCTGGCGATTGTCGCCTTTTGTGTCGCCTTGGGGCGAGACAGCTGGGACACATGGGTTCATAGAACAGTGTTGCCGGATACGCTGGCTGAAACGTCGGTTGAGGTGCGTGATCGTGACGGGGCTTTGCTGCGTGTGTTTACGGTCGAAAACGGACGTTACCGTCTGCCTGTGTCGGTTTCTGGGGTTGATCCTGCATTTATTGCGATGCTTTTGACCTATGAGGACAAACGGTTTTTGCATCACAGCGGTGTCGACGGTTTGGCGGTTGCGCGGGCCGCCGGACAGGCCATTTGGAACGGTGGCGTGGTGTCGGGTGGATCGACGCTTACGATGCAAGTGGCGCGTTTGCTGGAAAATTCCGGCACAGGGCGTTGGTCGGGCAAACTGCGGCAGATGCGTGTTGCTTGGGCCTTGGAGCGAAGACTGACCAAGGACCAGATACTAGAATTGTACCTGCTGCACGCGCCCTACGGGGGCGCCGTCGAAGGGGTGCGCGCAGGGGCTTTGGCGTGGTTTGGAAAAGAACCTGCGCGACTGACGCAAGCGGAAGCCGCTTTGCTGGTGGCGCTGCCGCAGGCACCAGAGGCGCGGCGACCTGACCGCCATTTAAAGGCGGCACTGTACGCACGCGACCGCGTTTTGGAGCGGATGGGGATTGCTGCCGAAGATCAGGATTTGCCGCGCCACCAGCGTGATTTTGTTCGCTTGGCCCCCCATTTGGCGGATCATTTGCGCGGGCGTGATCCGTTGGCGTTGCGCCATGACGTGACGGTGGATGCAGACCTGCAGCGCAAGATCGAAGCGCTGTCGCGCACAGCTGTGCGAGATCAGGCGGCTGGCGTATCCGTGGCGATCATTGTTGCGGATCACCACACGGGCGAAATTTTAGCGACGTCCGGTGCACCGCGATATTCAAACGCGGGCGGGGCGTTGGGATTTGTGGACATGACGCGGGCAAAACGGTCACCGGGGTCGACATTGAAACCGTTGATCTATGGGCTGGCTTTTGATCAAGGTTTGGCGCATCCCGAAACAATTTTCAATGATGCCCCGATCGCCTTTGGTCGCTATGCGCCACAGAATTTTGATGGTGTGTTCCGTGGTGAAATTACCGCGCGACGCGCCCTGCAACTGTCGCTTAATATTGCGCCTGTTATGCTGACCCAAGCGATGGGTCCCCGCAGATTGATGGCAGGTTTGCGGGCCAGCGGAGCTGAGCCGCAATTGCCCGCAAACGCGGCGCCGGGATTGGCTGTTGCACTGGGCGGCGTGGGGTTGTCTTTGCGCGACCTTGTCCAGCTTTATGCAGGTATCGCACAGGGCGGCGTGGCGCGCAGCTTGATAGATCAGGAGGGCGAAAAACGCCCCGAAGGCCGTATCATGTCGCCGCGATCTGCTTGGTATGTCAGCAATACTCTGGGTGGGTTGGCACCACCGCCGGGGGCCTCTAAAGGTAGGTTGGCCTATAAAACAGGCACCTCTTATGGTCATCGGGACGCCTGGGCCATCGGGTATGATGGCCAACATGTTGTGGGTGTGTGGATGGGGCGGCCAGATGGTACGCCTGTGCCGGGGGCATTTGGTGGTGCACTTGCGGCCCCAGTGATGTTCGAAGCCTTTGGGCGTTTGAAAGCCGGTTTCGACCCTTTGCCGCCGCCCCCGCCTGATGCTTTGATTTTGCCCACGGCACGCCTGCCACAGCCTTTGCAATATTTTGGCCGGCGTCATGATCAGGTTGCGCGTGATGCTTTGACTTTGACCTTTCCACCTGATGGTGCGCTGTTGGCGAAAGGGGCCGGTATTCCGTTGAAACTGCGTGGCGGTCACGCGCCGTTTACTGTTCTTTTGAATGATCACCCCGCGATGACGGGACTGCGCCAGCGTCACTTTGTTTTGCCCGACCCTGGTGCTGGTTTCAGCCGCATTTCAGTGGTTGATGCTTCGGGCGCGTCGCAGGCTGTCGAAGTACGATTGGATTAG
- a CDS encoding DUF4159 domain-containing protein — MTILGGIGFGAPWLLVALAALPILWLILRAVPPAPIRRRFPGVALLLGLTDAESVSDRTPWWLLLLRMLAVAAVIIGLSQPILNPKQTGASTDGPLLIVLDASWAGATGHSQRMQTLEAELTRATQTGRPVAIMQVTDPDLPPFQPAGVWQNRLAGLDPHPWQPTQAQIATTIANISSAQAASTLWFSDGLDYPGRKAILDALEAQGPVEVFQSARTIYALMPPKYVDGAIELTAIRSATGQEQDVTLLAQGRDPAGNAATLSAVTTTFAAGETTTTTALALPSELRARITRFEVQSSRSAGTTTLMDDSLRRREVALIAGRENREGLELLTPLHYLRQALEPTADLLSGSLSDVLPANPDVIVLADVATLSEGENDALQDWVLKGGLLLRFAGPRIAASDISRSAEDPLMPVRLRSGGRSVGGAMSWGEPKAIAPFGNTSPFFGLTIPDDVVVRSQVMAQPDPTLATRVIAELNDGTPLVTRKALEQGQIVLFHVTANAEWSTLPLSGLFVEMLKRLAVSSANAQPDAGDLEGTTWVPELVMDGFGTLMDAGTRPGVDGADLINAATGPDMPPGLYVSEDRALARNVTREDDVLTPATWPARIPVTGLNQDPPRPLGGFLLSGALMLLLADIVASLALSGRLLGGSSSRNVAGALLAAALFVPQAADAQSTSQSDQLRADVFASELVLAHIITGNPRVDEIAKAGMRGLSDTLFFRTSVEPANPASVDLETDDLAFFPILYWPITPDQPRPSAEAYGKLNNYLRAGGLILFDTRDADVARFGASSPNGRKLQDLAAPLDIPALEPVPQDHVITRTFYLLQDFPGRHASRDIWVESAPADAEQIDGMPFRNLNDGVTPVVIGGNDWAAAWAVSENGAPMVPIGRGFSGERQRELANRFGVNLVMHVLTGNYKSDQVHVPALLERLGN; from the coding sequence ATGACCATACTTGGTGGCATCGGATTTGGCGCACCCTGGTTGCTTGTGGCACTTGCCGCCTTGCCCATCCTATGGCTGATCTTGCGCGCCGTACCCCCTGCCCCCATTCGGCGACGGTTTCCCGGTGTCGCGCTTTTGCTTGGTCTTACAGATGCGGAAAGCGTCAGCGATCGCACCCCGTGGTGGTTGCTTTTGTTGCGCATGTTGGCGGTGGCTGCGGTGATCATCGGTTTGTCACAGCCCATTTTGAACCCCAAGCAAACCGGAGCCAGCACGGATGGGCCTTTGCTGATTGTTCTGGACGCCTCATGGGCCGGAGCCACGGGGCACAGCCAACGCATGCAAACACTTGAAGCGGAGCTGACACGCGCCACACAAACCGGTCGCCCGGTAGCCATCATGCAAGTCACCGATCCGGACTTGCCGCCTTTCCAGCCCGCTGGTGTCTGGCAAAACCGTCTGGCCGGTCTGGACCCGCACCCATGGCAGCCCACCCAAGCACAGATTGCGACGACGATTGCCAATATCAGTTCTGCACAGGCGGCCAGCACACTATGGTTCAGCGACGGCTTAGACTATCCGGGGCGCAAAGCGATCCTTGACGCATTGGAGGCCCAAGGCCCCGTTGAGGTCTTTCAATCTGCCCGCACGATCTATGCCTTGATGCCCCCCAAATATGTCGATGGGGCAATCGAGTTGACCGCAATACGCAGCGCCACAGGACAAGAACAAGACGTCACGCTTTTGGCGCAGGGCCGCGATCCTGCGGGCAATGCAGCCACTTTGTCTGCGGTGACAACAACATTCGCAGCGGGTGAAACCACCACAACCACAGCTCTGGCTTTGCCATCGGAATTGCGGGCACGTATCACGCGCTTCGAAGTTCAGTCATCACGGTCTGCGGGAACAACCACCTTGATGGACGACAGCCTGCGCCGCCGCGAAGTGGCCCTGATCGCAGGCCGTGAAAACCGCGAGGGCCTGGAGCTGTTGACGCCTTTGCACTACCTGCGTCAGGCGTTGGAACCTACGGCGGATCTGCTCAGCGGCAGCTTGTCGGACGTCCTGCCCGCGAACCCCGATGTGATCGTTTTGGCGGACGTCGCCACTCTGTCCGAAGGCGAAAACGATGCTTTGCAGGACTGGGTTCTAAAAGGCGGTCTGTTGTTAAGGTTTGCAGGTCCGCGGATTGCAGCCAGCGACATCAGCCGATCTGCCGAAGACCCGTTGATGCCTGTGCGTTTGCGATCCGGCGGGCGCAGCGTCGGCGGCGCAATGAGCTGGGGAGAACCCAAAGCCATAGCACCTTTTGGCAACACATCCCCGTTCTTTGGCCTTACCATTCCAGACGATGTCGTGGTGCGCAGTCAGGTCATGGCGCAACCCGATCCAACACTGGCCACCCGCGTGATCGCCGAATTGAACGACGGCACGCCGCTGGTGACCCGCAAAGCATTGGAACAGGGCCAGATTGTCTTGTTTCACGTCACCGCCAATGCCGAATGGTCCACGTTGCCATTGTCGGGTTTGTTTGTTGAGATGCTGAAACGCTTGGCTGTATCCTCTGCCAATGCCCAACCGGATGCAGGCGATCTGGAAGGCACCACATGGGTGCCGGAACTTGTGATGGACGGGTTCGGCACATTAATGGACGCAGGCACACGCCCCGGCGTGGACGGTGCCGATTTGATCAACGCGGCCACAGGGCCGGACATGCCGCCGGGGCTTTATGTGTCTGAAGATCGCGCACTGGCGCGCAACGTAACCCGTGAGGACGATGTTTTGACCCCAGCCACATGGCCTGCCCGAATCCCTGTTACAGGCTTGAATCAAGATCCGCCCCGACCTTTGGGCGGGTTCCTTTTGTCTGGGGCATTGATGCTTTTGCTGGCAGATATCGTGGCATCGCTTGCTCTTTCAGGGCGTCTGTTGGGGGGATCGTCGTCCCGCAATGTCGCGGGTGCCCTTTTGGCCGCCGCCCTGTTTGTGCCGCAAGCTGCCGACGCACAATCGACGTCGCAATCAGATCAGTTGCGCGCTGATGTGTTTGCATCAGAACTGGTTCTGGCACACATCATCACCGGAAACCCCCGCGTCGACGAAATCGCCAAGGCGGGGATGCGCGGCCTTTCCGATACGCTGTTTTTCCGAACATCAGTTGAACCTGCAAACCCTGCCAGCGTCGATTTGGAAACCGATGATCTTGCGTTTTTCCCGATACTGTATTGGCCCATTACACCTGACCAACCGCGCCCTTCTGCTGAAGCCTATGGCAAGTTGAACAACTACCTTCGTGCAGGCGGGTTGATCTTGTTTGACACACGCGATGCGGATGTGGCGCGATTTGGAGCCTCCAGCCCGAACGGCCGTAAATTGCAGGACTTGGCGGCGCCTTTGGATATTCCTGCGTTAGAGCCTGTGCCGCAGGACCATGTCATTACGCGCACATTCTACTTGTTGCAGGACTTTCCCGGACGCCATGCCAGCCGCGACATCTGGGTTGAATCCGCGCCGGCAGACGCGGAACAAATCGATGGAATGCCATTTCGCAATCTCAATGACGGGGTAACGCCCGTGGTGATCGGCGGCAACGACTGGGCCGCAGCCTGGGCCGTGTCGGAAAATGGCGCCCCCATGGTTCCAATCGGGCGCGGTTTTTCTGGCGAACGTCAACGCGAACTTGCCAATCGGTTCGGGGTCAATCTGGTGATGCATGTGCTAACGGGCAACTACAAAAGCGATCAAGTCCATGTGCCCGCACTTCTTGAAAGGTTAGGCAATTGA
- a CDS encoding DUF58 domain-containing protein: protein MNSPAALRARSETEAARFPPLLARAEQLAGAVLLGDHGRRRAGMGDDFWQYRPAQPGDSRRLIDHRRSAKGDQQFVREREWQIAQSVMLWCDQGASMRFSSDDKLPTKADRARLLTLSMAILLSRAGERVGLTGTRLPPRRGNAQILQLAEYLTQDEDADYSPPEHRAMIPSASAIFISDFMGDITQVQLALTKAADRGVRGVLCQVLDPSEEAFPFRGRTIFESMGGTMRHETLKANDLRDRYLERLAERKDNLRQLCALTGWHYGVHHTGTSAQTGLLWLYQSMAGGAAR, encoded by the coding sequence GTGAATTCCCCCGCAGCCCTTCGTGCACGATCCGAAACGGAAGCCGCACGGTTTCCGCCATTGCTGGCCCGCGCCGAGCAATTGGCAGGGGCCGTGCTGTTGGGCGATCATGGCCGCCGTCGCGCAGGCATGGGGGACGACTTTTGGCAGTACAGGCCCGCACAACCCGGAGACAGCCGCCGATTGATCGACCACCGCCGCAGCGCAAAAGGTGATCAGCAGTTTGTGCGTGAACGCGAATGGCAAATCGCACAATCAGTGATGTTGTGGTGTGATCAAGGCGCATCCATGCGGTTTTCCAGCGACGACAAGCTGCCCACCAAAGCCGACCGCGCCCGTCTGTTAACACTGTCCATGGCCATCCTTCTAAGCCGCGCGGGCGAACGCGTGGGACTGACAGGCACCCGATTGCCACCCCGACGCGGCAACGCGCAGATCTTGCAGCTGGCCGAATACCTGACCCAAGACGAAGACGCAGACTATAGCCCCCCCGAACACCGCGCCATGATCCCCAGTGCCTCGGCAATTTTCATTTCCGATTTCATGGGCGATATTACACAAGTCCAGCTTGCTTTGACCAAGGCTGCCGACCGTGGCGTACGCGGGGTATTGTGCCAAGTGCTTGATCCGTCCGAAGAAGCATTTCCTTTTCGGGGTCGCACCATCTTTGAAAGCATGGGCGGCACGATGCGCCACGAGACACTCAAAGCCAACGACTTGCGTGACCGTTATCTCGAACGGTTGGCGGAACGCAAAGACAACCTGCGCCAGCTGTGTGCGTTGACCGGCTGGCACTACGGCGTTCATCACACGGGCACGTCCGCGCAAACCGGCTTGCTTTGGCTGTATCAATCCATGGCGGGAGGGGCTGCGCGATGA